A single genomic interval of Coccidioides posadasii str. Silveira chromosome 1, complete sequence harbors:
- the HEX1_1 gene encoding woronin body major protein (CAZy:GH20~SECRETED:SignalP(1-20)~EggNog:ENOG410PIDG~COG:G~BUSCO:3439at33183): protein MRFAYLATLAGSLLAGLAQAVKVNPLPAPQHIKWGESGPQYLDWNVKYSGPRDRTIIAAWRRTWGSIVQLRWTPAALEAPIPTFAPFIVGNGKRDAHSNRRILRVSVKVENTNVDLQHGVDESYTLQIRDKSDSIRITAKTTWGVLRAFTTLQQIVIFKRGRFLVEQPVDIKDYPLYPVRGIMIDTARNFISVKKIFEQLDGMALSKLNVLHWHITDTQSWPVEVRSYPQMTEDAYSRRETYGPSDIRKVIEYARARGIRVVPEIDMPGHSASGWRKIDPDIVACADSWWSNDDWEKHTAVQPNPGQLDIANNKTYKVVEKVYNDISRIFTDDWFHVGGDELQPNCFLTSKIVRDWLKQGSRTFNDLLQHWVDKTVPMMKKVKKNRRLLMWEDVLLSGNMHAHRVPRDIIMQSWNGGLANIKKLTARGYEVIVSSADFLYLDCGYGGWVGNDPRYNVMENPDPETPNFNYGGNGGSWCGPYKTWQRIYNYDFTDGLNYAEKKRVIGAIAPLWSEQADDVVISNKMWPRAAALAELVWSGNVGKDGKKRTTLMTQRILNFREYLVANGIMAAPLQPKYCLKHPHSCDLYYDQTVIM from the coding sequence ATGCGTTTTGCTTATCTCGCGACGTTGGCGGGCTCGCTGCTGGCTGGCCTGGCCCAAGCAGTCAAAGTCAACCCGCTACCTGCCCCTCAACATATCAAATGGGGTGAGTCTGGACCTCAATATCTTGATTGGAACGTCAAATACAGTGGCCCCAGAGACCGAACGATCATTGCGGCATGGCGTCGCACTTGGGGATCTATCGTACAGCTGCGGTGGACGCCAGCGGCACTAGAAGCTCCGATCCCAACTTTTGCGCCTTTTATAGTAGGCAACGGTAAGCGCGACGCACATTCAAATCGACGTATCCTTAGAGTTAGCGTCAAGGTCGAAAACACCAATGTTGATTTGCAGCATGGCGTCGATGAATCGTATACGTTACAGATTCGGGACAAGTCGGATAGTATCAGGATCACCGCTAAGACAACTTGGGGCGTTCTCCGTGCCTTCACCACTCTCCAGCAGATCGTTATTTTCAAGCGTGGGCGATTTTTGGTTGAACAGCCGGTCGATATCAAGGATTATCCTCTCTATCCGGTTCGTGGCATCATGATAGACACCGCCCGCAACTTCATCAGCGTTAAAAAGATTTTTGAGCAACTTGATGGAATGGCCCTCTCCAAGCTTAATGTCCTCCACTGGCATATTACTGATACCCAGTCCTGGCCGGTTGAGGTCCGTTCATATCCTCAGATGACAGAGGATGCATACTCCCGCAGAGAGACATACGGCCCATCCGACATCCGCAAGGTCATCGAATATGCCCGAGCTCGTGGTATTCGTGTTGTCCCTGAAATTGATATGCCCGGTCACTCTGCCTCAGGTTGGCGAAAGATTGATCCAGATATTGTGGCTTGCGCAGATTCCTGGTGGTCCAATGATGACTGGGAGAAACACACAGCTGTCCAGCCAAACCCTGGTCAACTAGATATCGCTAATAACAAAACCTACAAGGTCGTCGAGAAAGTCTACAATGATATTAGCCGGATTTTCACCGATGACTGGTTCCATGTTGGTGGTGATGAACTACAACCCAATTGCTTCCTCACGAGTAAAATTGTCAGGGATTGGCTCAAGCAGGGTTCTCGCACCTTCAATGACCTTCTCCAACACTGGGTTGACAAAACTGTACCCATGAtgaagaaagtgaagaagaaccGTCGTCTTCTTATGTGGGAAGACGTGCTTCTCTCGGGAAACATGCATGCCCACAGGGTCCCAAGAGACATCATCATGCAATCCTGGAATGGTGGCCTCGCTAACATCAAAAAGCTTACCGCTAGGGGTTACGAAGTTATCGTTTCCTCTGCAGACTTTCTGTATCTTGATTGCGGTTATGGTGGCTGGGTCGGCAATGATCCTCGTTACAATGTCATGGAGAACCCTGATCCCGAGACACCCAACTTCAATTACGGCGGTAATGGTGGCTCCTGGTGTGGGCCCTACAAGACCTGGCAGCGAATCTACAACTACGACTTCACCGACGGACTCAATTATGCCGAAAAGAAGCGCGTTATCGGTGCTATTGCCCCGCTATGGTCCGAACAAGCCGACGATGTTGTCATTTCGAATAAAATGTGGCCTCGCGCCGCAGCCCTAGCGGAGCTGGTTTGGTCCGGCAATGTGGGCAAGGATGGCAAGAAGCGCACCACACTTATGACACAGCGAATTCTTAATTTCCGTGAATATCTTGTTGCAAACGGTATCATGGCTGCTCCTTTGCAGCCAAAGTATTGTTTAAAGCATCCCCATTCGTGCGATCTTTACTACGATCAAACTGTGATCATGTAA